In the Candidatus Cloacimonadota bacterium genome, one interval contains:
- the topA gene encoding type I DNA topoisomerase: MGKNLIIVESPAKAHTISKFLKNKYMVKASMGHIRDLPAHDLGVDVKKDFNPTYVTDKKKSKIISELKEAAASADAIYLASDHDREGEAIAWHLSKLLEKESKGKSLYRIVFNEITAKAISGAIDNPGTIDTAKVDAQQARRVLDRIVGYSISPLLWKVIAKDLSAGRVQSVALRLICEREAEIKAFVPKEFWRIEADFWRDQLPKFKATLEKIEGKKVEISNLEEAEKLRTTLKNNDAVLETIKRTTRRVEPPPSFITSTLQQEASKLLSFQSQRTMSIAQQLYEGIDLGGDTTGLITYMRTDSTRIAEDAITACKKLIEERFGVDMLHSDTRTYKNKQSAQDAHEAIRPTDPFRTPESLASYLSKDQLKLYTLIWKRFVATQMKSAKLLVTTASVKVGAATFAAAGNQISEEGFLKCYEHVNIPLGEKICKDYMQNDALEHSSLRQSQHFTSPPSRFTEASLIKELEAKGIGRPSTYASIIGTIRNRKYVNIEKKSFVPTPLGLDVNSFLTDKFDQLFNVKFTAKMEDKLDEVEYGKIIWHRLVKSYYDEMQTLISKVDIKKEKQALIQDTGIICDLCKVGKMVVKRSRSGEFLACDQFPKCKNSKNFTRDEKGNIQITEPVTLDEKCPKCGSPLMERTGKFGAFIACSNYPKCKYARPKTTGIACPECKIGEVVARRSKKGSPFYACSRYPECKWISNDKPVAQKCSHCGNDYLVEKYSKAKGHYLQCPKCKYIVE; encoded by the coding sequence ATGGGAAAAAATCTGATTATCGTAGAATCTCCCGCTAAGGCGCATACAATAAGTAAGTTTTTAAAAAACAAATATATGGTCAAAGCTTCAATGGGGCATATTCGAGATTTGCCAGCACACGATTTGGGTGTGGATGTAAAAAAAGACTTTAATCCTACCTATGTTACCGATAAAAAGAAAAGCAAGATTATCAGCGAGTTAAAAGAAGCTGCAGCAAGCGCCGATGCCATCTATTTGGCAAGCGATCATGATCGCGAAGGTGAAGCTATTGCTTGGCATTTAAGCAAGCTTCTGGAGAAAGAAAGTAAAGGCAAGTCTCTTTATAGAATCGTGTTTAACGAAATAACAGCTAAAGCAATTAGTGGGGCTATCGATAATCCCGGCACTATAGATACCGCCAAAGTTGATGCCCAACAAGCCCGAAGAGTATTGGACCGGATTGTTGGCTACAGTATATCTCCGCTATTGTGGAAAGTAATAGCCAAAGATCTTTCAGCCGGAAGAGTGCAATCTGTAGCATTGCGGTTGATTTGTGAACGAGAAGCAGAAATTAAAGCTTTTGTACCCAAAGAGTTTTGGCGGATTGAAGCAGATTTTTGGCGCGATCAATTGCCCAAATTTAAAGCTACATTAGAAAAGATAGAGGGCAAGAAAGTTGAAATTTCAAATCTTGAAGAAGCTGAGAAGCTTAGAACAACTCTTAAGAATAACGATGCCGTATTGGAAACCATTAAACGAACTACACGCAGGGTTGAACCACCTCCATCTTTTATAACCAGCACCTTACAACAAGAAGCATCCAAATTGCTTTCATTCCAATCTCAGCGGACTATGAGCATAGCGCAACAGCTATATGAAGGAATAGACTTGGGCGGCGATACAACTGGCTTGATTACCTATATGCGTACCGATAGTACACGTATTGCTGAAGATGCCATAACAGCATGTAAAAAGCTGATAGAGGAGCGATTTGGCGTAGATATGCTGCATTCTGATACCAGAACGTATAAGAACAAACAAAGTGCGCAAGATGCTCATGAAGCTATTCGTCCCACCGATCCATTCCGCACTCCGGAAAGCTTGGCTAGTTATCTTTCAAAAGACCAATTGAAGCTTTATACCCTTATCTGGAAAAGGTTTGTTGCTACCCAGATGAAGAGTGCCAAATTGTTGGTTACAACTGCCTCAGTTAAAGTAGGAGCCGCTACATTTGCTGCTGCAGGAAACCAGATTAGCGAGGAAGGATTTTTGAAGTGTTATGAACATGTTAACATCCCTCTAGGCGAGAAGATTTGTAAAGACTATATGCAAAACGATGCTTTGGAGCACAGCTCTTTGCGGCAATCTCAGCATTTTACCTCGCCCCCTTCCCGGTTTACCGAAGCTTCACTGATAAAAGAACTAGAAGCCAAAGGGATTGGACGCCCATCTACATACGCATCAATAATTGGCACTATTCGTAATCGTAAGTATGTGAATATCGAAAAGAAATCTTTCGTGCCAACTCCTCTAGGGCTGGATGTAAACAGCTTTTTAACCGATAAATTCGATCAGTTGTTTAACGTCAAATTTACAGCTAAAATGGAAGACAAACTGGATGAAGTTGAATATGGTAAAATAATATGGCACAGGCTAGTAAAGAGCTATTACGATGAGATGCAAACTCTAATAAGCAAAGTAGATATAAAAAAGGAAAAACAGGCTTTAATTCAAGATACGGGAATTATCTGCGATTTATGCAAGGTAGGCAAAATGGTAGTTAAGCGCTCCAGAAGCGGAGAGTTCCTTGCCTGTGATCAGTTTCCCAAGTGTAAAAATAGCAAGAATTTTACTCGGGACGAAAAAGGAAATATCCAGATTACAGAGCCTGTAACCTTAGATGAAAAGTGTCCTAAATGCGGAAGTCCGTTGATGGAAAGAACAGGCAAATTTGGGGCTTTTATAGCCTGTAGCAATTACCCTAAGTGTAAGTATGCTCGTCCAAAAACAACCGGAATAGCGTGTCCGGAATGTAAAATCGGCGAAGTGGTGGCACGCAGGAGCAAGAAAGGCAGTCCTTTTTATGCCTGTTCACGTTATCCGGAATGTAAGTGGATATCTAACGATAAACCTGTAGCACAAAAATGCAGTCATTGTGGAAACGACTATTTAGTGGAAAAATACAGCAAAGCCAAAGGGCACTATCTTCAATGTCCTAAATGTAAATATATAGTGGAGTAA
- a CDS encoding ABC transporter permease: MHIGDGIRSAVVSIATHKMRSFLTTIGIVIGVMAVVTMFSSVYALKNLINKNMEGMGWNYSVVITSSGGSIVDDDQRSAVKTVRRARRNPRSLDLDDYNAIKNELDYKGIYAMAETSSLQRLGNQDNYISVKATENYFFESKSYEISKGRLFSPVEQEQGLPVAILGYRYAEKYFPNKDVLGEQLVLGDHRYRVIGVLGSDVLNDGNGMHFNTWERNFEMQAVYIPLKYGSLRFGVGKQVPMIYLQAHDNASFNKMKSKARQILLARHNMYPSFNFMDIGAMMLNISSEIDRQMKKWNITLSAIASISLIVGGIGLFSTLLISIQERMTEIGIRKSIGATEQDIFFYFIFEALALALIGALAGIGIAWILISIVGNMINFPLYLPVPGVLVGLLFSVLIGFASGLYPALKAAHIDPIKAIYFLE, from the coding sequence ATGCATATTGGTGATGGAATCCGAAGTGCAGTTGTAAGCATTGCTACCCATAAAATGCGCAGTTTCCTTACCACAATAGGCATTGTAATTGGTGTTATGGCTGTAGTAACTATGTTTTCCAGTGTGTATGCCCTAAAAAACCTGATTAATAAAAACATGGAAGGGATGGGTTGGAATTATTCGGTAGTTATTACCAGCAGTGGGGGTAGTATTGTCGATGATGATCAACGTTCGGCAGTAAAAACTGTGCGTAGAGCGCGGCGTAACCCCCGAAGCTTAGATCTTGACGATTACAACGCCATCAAAAACGAACTGGATTATAAAGGTATTTATGCAATGGCAGAAACCAGCAGTCTGCAGCGTCTGGGTAATCAGGATAACTACATTAGTGTAAAGGCTACCGAAAACTATTTCTTTGAAAGCAAGAGTTATGAGATCTCTAAAGGGCGTCTGTTTAGTCCGGTTGAGCAGGAGCAAGGGCTTCCAGTTGCTATTCTTGGCTACAGATATGCAGAAAAGTACTTTCCTAATAAAGATGTATTGGGTGAACAATTGGTTTTAGGAGATCATCGATATAGAGTGATTGGTGTTTTAGGTTCTGATGTTTTAAACGATGGCAATGGTATGCACTTTAATACCTGGGAGCGCAACTTCGAAATGCAAGCCGTGTATATACCCTTAAAATATGGTTCATTACGATTTGGAGTAGGCAAGCAGGTACCGATGATTTATCTTCAGGCGCATGATAATGCCTCATTCAATAAAATGAAATCCAAAGCCAGACAAATACTTCTTGCACGCCATAATATGTATCCCAGCTTTAACTTTATGGATATCGGAGCAATGATGCTCAACATCAGTTCCGAAATAGATCGCCAGATGAAAAAATGGAATATAACTCTTTCGGCAATTGCTTCAATATCATTGATTGTTGGTGGGATTGGGCTATTCTCCACTTTACTAATATCTATTCAAGAACGTATGACCGAAATTGGGATTCGTAAAAGCATTGGTGCTACCGAACAGGATATCTTCTTTTACTTCATATTTGAGGCATTAGCTTTAGCTCTTATTGGAGCATTGGCTGGAATAGGCATAGCATGGATTTTAATAAGCATTGTAGGAAATATGATAAATTTTCCTCTTTATTTGCCAGTTCCGGGAGTGCTGGTAGGGCTTTTATTCTCGGTTCTGATAGGATTCGCTTCCGGTTTGTATCCAGCACTTAAAGCCGCTCATATCGATCCCATTAAGGCAATTTACTTTCTTGAGTAA
- the secA gene encoding preprotein translocase subunit SecA, which yields MLEKILRKIFGDKSTQDLKRYEPLVTEINTIYNGLAEYDDQQLVERISQIKQEIAETLEPARKELEELQQTFRESVEDSERNRIDNQIDLQKKKLRELNKETLDSYLPEVFAIVKDTCRRMVGREYMVKGHPVAWNMVPFDVQLIGGMVLHDGKIAEMATGEGKTLVATLPLFLNALLGKGAHLVTVNDYLASRDAEWMSPIFNFHGLTVGCITTGMDHDSRREAYNADVTYGMNSEFGFDYLRDNMAISPKQLVQREFYFSIVDEVDSILVDEARTPLIISGPIAQDKNFYPELRPSIASLVQAQNSLISRFLSEIRDDLKEDNPSASDSRLAKNLLLVKRGAPKNKALNKLMQEPSLKRLVQDIEGIYLRDKKMYELDDMLFFVVEERHNSVDLCEKGRDMLSKKEPDLFVVRTLDEIWAEIDAQDISDEAKAKAKEIATGKFMDKSEKLHNISQLLKAFTLFENNQEYVVIDNKVIIVDEFTGRQMPGRRFSDGLHQALEAKENVAIEAGTQTFATITLQNYFRMFEKLAGMTGTAVTEEAEFMEIYKLPVVAIPTNVPVTRIDHDDEIYLSKNEKYQAIIDEIIYWHKQRKPVLVGTVSVEVSEILSRLLRRHQIAHNVLNARQHQREAEIVALAGSPGAVTIATNMAGRGTDIKLGEGVVTQSVESYRNLNKVRNQEFPYGLPLDGLHVIGSERHESRRIDRQLRGRAGRQGDPGTSRFYLSLEDDLMRLFGSDRMAPLMQKIGLKQGEAIRHPMMTKAVEKAQTRVEEHNFEIRKNLIKYDEVMNQQREVIYSYRRSVLKGYNLKPEIWEMILESIQREVDEVCSISNYPEEWELAKLCSYFKGLNIVISEEDIQSDHLNQELLVNTLSELAKEAYNNRELQLGEEVMRDIERRSLLEVVDNEWRDHLHEMDLLKEGVYLRSYANKDPLVEYKKESFALFEGLISRIQDNVTKRVYTTYILTREQMQDMQDMLKGANMTHEAVNSFLNSNNEYHSSATPPPDFGISEIKAKPVHVAPKVGRNDPCPCGSGKKYKKCCGIHENEEN from the coding sequence ATGCTCGAGAAGATTCTTAGGAAGATATTCGGCGATAAATCAACACAGGATCTCAAGCGCTATGAACCGCTTGTGACAGAGATAAACACAATTTATAATGGTCTTGCAGAATATGACGATCAACAATTAGTGGAACGCATAAGTCAGATTAAACAAGAGATAGCGGAAACGCTTGAACCAGCACGTAAAGAATTGGAAGAATTACAACAAACTTTTCGTGAATCTGTTGAAGATTCGGAGCGCAATAGAATAGATAATCAAATAGACCTTCAAAAGAAGAAATTGCGAGAACTAAATAAGGAAACGTTGGATAGTTATTTACCGGAAGTATTTGCTATTGTTAAGGATACGTGTCGTCGTATGGTGGGCAGGGAATATATGGTGAAAGGGCATCCAGTAGCATGGAATATGGTGCCTTTCGATGTGCAGCTAATCGGTGGCATGGTATTACACGATGGCAAAATCGCAGAGATGGCAACTGGTGAGGGGAAAACTCTAGTAGCAACTTTACCGCTGTTTTTAAATGCGCTTTTAGGTAAGGGTGCGCATTTGGTAACTGTGAACGATTATCTTGCCAGCCGCGATGCAGAATGGATGAGTCCTATTTTCAACTTTCACGGCCTTACTGTGGGGTGCATCACTACCGGAATGGATCATGATTCACGGCGAGAAGCATATAATGCTGATGTTACCTATGGTATGAATAGTGAGTTTGGGTTTGATTATCTGCGCGACAATATGGCAATAAGCCCTAAGCAGTTGGTGCAAAGAGAGTTCTATTTTTCGATTGTGGACGAAGTAGATAGTATTCTCGTCGATGAAGCCAGAACTCCTCTTATCATTAGCGGTCCCATTGCCCAGGATAAAAACTTCTATCCGGAACTACGACCATCCATAGCTTCGTTGGTTCAGGCTCAAAACAGTTTGATATCACGGTTTCTTTCCGAAATAAGAGACGATCTTAAAGAGGATAATCCCAGTGCATCAGATAGCCGTTTGGCTAAGAATCTACTATTAGTAAAACGTGGAGCGCCAAAAAACAAGGCATTGAATAAATTGATGCAAGAGCCATCGCTTAAACGCTTGGTGCAGGATATCGAAGGCATCTACTTGCGCGACAAAAAGATGTATGAATTGGATGACATGCTGTTCTTTGTAGTTGAAGAGCGCCATAATAGCGTAGATCTCTGCGAAAAAGGGCGCGATATGCTAAGCAAGAAAGAGCCGGATCTGTTTGTCGTGCGTACTTTAGATGAGATTTGGGCAGAAATAGACGCTCAGGATATTTCAGATGAAGCGAAAGCAAAGGCAAAAGAGATTGCAACTGGAAAGTTTATGGATAAGAGCGAGAAACTCCACAATATCAGCCAGTTGTTGAAAGCCTTTACTCTTTTTGAAAACAACCAGGAGTATGTAGTTATCGATAATAAGGTAATTATCGTAGATGAATTTACCGGCCGCCAAATGCCTGGTCGCAGGTTCTCGGATGGGTTGCATCAAGCTTTGGAAGCCAAAGAAAACGTAGCGATTGAAGCGGGAACGCAAACATTTGCAACAATAACTCTTCAGAATTATTTTCGCATGTTTGAGAAACTAGCGGGCATGACGGGGACGGCCGTTACCGAAGAGGCAGAGTTTATGGAAATCTACAAGCTTCCAGTAGTTGCAATTCCTACCAACGTACCCGTAACTCGTATTGATCATGATGATGAAATATATTTGAGCAAAAATGAAAAGTACCAAGCGATTATTGATGAGATTATCTATTGGCATAAGCAAAGAAAGCCTGTTTTGGTGGGCACAGTAAGCGTTGAAGTATCGGAAATACTTTCTAGGTTATTGAGAAGACACCAGATAGCTCACAATGTGTTAAATGCACGCCAGCATCAGCGGGAAGCAGAAATTGTGGCATTAGCCGGTTCTCCAGGAGCAGTTACAATAGCTACCAATATGGCAGGACGTGGAACGGATATAAAGTTGGGAGAAGGAGTAGTAACTCAATCTGTGGAGAGCTATAGGAATTTGAACAAAGTGAGAAATCAGGAGTTCCCCTACGGCTTGCCTTTGGATGGATTGCACGTAATAGGCAGCGAGAGACACGAAAGCAGACGCATTGACCGTCAATTACGGGGTAGGGCAGGGCGTCAAGGGGATCCGGGAACTTCCAGATTTTATCTATCTTTAGAAGATGATCTGATGCGTCTCTTCGGCAGTGACCGCATGGCTCCGTTAATGCAAAAAATCGGGCTTAAGCAGGGTGAAGCCATTCGACATCCGATGATGACAAAAGCTGTAGAGAAAGCTCAAACCCGTGTAGAAGAGCATAACTTTGAGATTCGTAAAAACCTTATTAAATATGATGAAGTGATGAATCAACAACGTGAGGTTATCTATAGCTATCGCCGTAGTGTGCTTAAGGGTTACAATCTCAAACCCGAGATTTGGGAAATGATTTTGGAAAGCATCCAAAGAGAAGTAGATGAAGTTTGCTCTATTTCCAATTATCCTGAAGAGTGGGAATTGGCAAAACTATGTAGCTATTTTAAAGGCTTAAACATTGTTATTAGTGAGGAAGATATTCAGAGTGATCATCTAAATCAAGAGCTTTTGGTGAACACTTTAAGTGAATTGGCTAAAGAAGCTTATAACAATAGAGAGCTGCAATTAGGCGAAGAAGTTATGCGCGATATTGAGCGCAGATCGCTTTTGGAAGTAGTAGACAATGAGTGGCGAGACCATCTGCATGAAATGGATTTGTTAAAAGAAGGCGTATACCTAAGATCTTATGCCAATAAAGATCCTCTGGTTGAGTATAAAAAAGAAAGCTTTGCATTGTTTGAAGGATTGATATCTCGGATACAGGACAACGTTACTAAACGCGTATATACTACATATATTCTCACCAGAGAACAGATGCAGGATATGCAGGATATGTTGAAGGGCGCAAATATGACGCATGAGGCAGTTAACAGTTTTTTGAATAGCAATAACGAGTATCATAGTTCTGCAACACCTCCTCCAGATTTTGGTATAAGTGAGATAAAAGCCAAACCAGTGCATGTTGCACCAAAGGTGGGCAGAAACGATCCCTGTCCCTGTGGCAGCGGAAAGAAATATAAGAAATGCTGCGGCATCCATGAAAATGAGGAAAACTAA